From the genome of Streptomyces sp. NBC_00659, one region includes:
- a CDS encoding universal stress protein, which yields MGEPARGLRVRHQLVGVDGSPSSYEALRWAVRHAGLVGATVEAVAVWELPGLYGWSGPAVDMEADEQETGQRIRTEMAEVLGPDAAESVRTHVVHGNTADVLLRAAEGAEVLVVGSRGRGGFASALPGSVSQHVSQHATCPVVIVRTGKE from the coding sequence TTGGGTGAGCCTGCCCGTGGCCTCCGGGTCCGTCACCAGCTCGTGGGTGTCGACGGGTCGCCGTCCTCGTACGAGGCCCTGCGCTGGGCCGTGCGCCACGCGGGCCTGGTCGGTGCCACCGTGGAAGCGGTCGCGGTGTGGGAGCTGCCGGGCCTGTACGGCTGGTCGGGGCCCGCCGTGGACATGGAGGCCGACGAGCAGGAGACCGGACAGCGGATCCGCACCGAGATGGCCGAAGTCCTGGGCCCGGACGCGGCCGAGTCGGTCCGGACCCATGTGGTGCACGGCAATACCGCCGACGTGCTCCTGCGGGCGGCCGAAGGAGCCGAGGTTCTGGTCGTCGGCAGCCGGGGCAGGGGCGGGTTCGCGAGCGCCCTGCCCGGGTCCGTCAGTCAGCACGTGTCCCAGCATGCGACTTGCCCGGTCGTGATCGTTCGTACCGGGAAGGAGTGA
- a CDS encoding CBS domain-containing protein, with protein sequence MNCVKVSEAMTAPPVCVAPHVSLAEVIRQMSEYAVGSVLVVEDGALHGIVTDRDLALRGLGGGLDTGARVDAVMSPRVITVEAADDLQVAYGTFRRTGVRRLAVLEADRVVGVLAIDDLFLDVFRRLGDLLGPLAGSVLREPPAPPSQAG encoded by the coding sequence TCTCGGAGGCGATGACCGCTCCTCCGGTGTGCGTGGCGCCTCACGTCTCCCTGGCCGAGGTCATCAGACAGATGTCCGAGTACGCCGTCGGGTCGGTCCTCGTGGTCGAGGACGGCGCGCTGCACGGCATCGTCACCGACCGCGACCTCGCCTTGCGCGGCCTGGGTGGAGGCCTGGACACCGGGGCCCGGGTGGACGCGGTCATGTCGCCACGCGTCATCACGGTCGAAGCCGCCGACGACCTCCAGGTGGCCTACGGGACGTTCCGCCGCACGGGGGTCCGCCGGCTCGCGGTCCTCGAGGCGGACCGGGTGGTCGGCGTACTGGCGATCGACGACCTGTTTCTCGACGTCTTCCGCAGACTCGGCGACCTGCTCGGCCCGCTCGCCGGGAGCGTCCTGCGAGAGCCTCCGGCGCCACCTTCACAAGCCGGATGA